The Pedococcus aerophilus nucleotide sequence GACGGGGACGCGCTCGACCGTCGGGACACAGCCGTAGCGCGACTGCACCTCCGCACTGGTCCGGTTGCTGAGGACCGTCGGCCGGTCTGCGGCCCGGAGCAGGGTGCACTCCTCGGCGACGTCGAGGGGCGACTGCAGCGTGCGACGGGGATCGGGAACCCGGTAGAAGTCTAGGAGGATGCGACCGATGGTGTCGTCGCCGAGGTCGCCCAGCCAGACGACCTGTGCGTTGTCGGCACCGGGTGAGGTGATGGCGTCCACCACCACCGGACCCCGGACGCTCGACCACGCCCCCATGAACGCCAGGGCCGGACTGATGAGCGCGTAGGCCAGGGCGAGGCAGGCCACGACGGCGCCTGCTCCGCGCAGGATCCGCGCGGACCCACCGGGTGCCCGCCGTGCCAGATGGGCCCATCCACGTCCGCAGACGAACGCGAGCGGCGAGAGCCCCAGCACCGCGGTGTGCCACAACAGCTTGCTCGGGTAGTAGTCGGTGACGGGAATCCCGACCCGGAAGGCGAGCCACGCTCCCGTGAGTCCTGGCAGGACCGTCACCACCAGGGCGATCGCGACCGGGGCGCTCCGGGGTCGGCGCAGCGCGACGAACCCCGTGGCCAGCAGGCCGGCACCCAGCAGCGCCCAGGGCACGGGTGCCACCACTCCCGCATCCGACGCGTGCTCGACCCCCACGGCCGTGAAGACCGCGAGCAGCGCAGGAACGGTCACCACGGCTCCGCAGAGGGCAGCCACGCTGAGCACCAGCCGGTCGCGCGCTCCGCCTCGGCGAGCGACCGGCCACGCGACCACGAGAAAGGCCAGGCCCGTCGCCGGCAGGAGCAGCTGCCAGCTGTGGGCACACACGATGAGCGCCGCGATGCACACGAGGGCGGCTCGCACCCTGCTGGCGTCGTCGACGACGAGCACCTCCCGCGCGACGACGGCGAGGACGATGGCACCGACGTACGAGGTCTCGAAACCCAGCGCCTGGTAGTTGCCGAGGAAGGGATTGAGCAGCATGACGGACGCCGCCGCCAGGCCGGCGAGGTCCGCCTGCCGACTCGTCGCGCCACACCGCTGGGCCAGCGCCACCGTCAGCGCCCCCGTGGCAAGGCTGAGCACGGCAGCCAGGCACCACGTCGCGGTCGACATGAGGTCGATGAGGGAACGCAGGCCCGCCGCGTCGGTCCGGGGACCAGTCGCGGACCAGATAATCGTGACGAGCGTGTGCCACGCGCGGGGATAGGGCTGCGTGGAGTAGTCCAGGTTGCCGACGACCCGCTCCTCGGCGACGAAGAGGAGGTGGCGCACGTGGTCGCCACCGAGGAACCACTCGGCTCGGTGTCCCAGGGACAGGAACCTGCCGACCACGGCGTACCCCAGGAGCGCGACGAAGGGCAACGTCATGCGCCAAGCGGACGAGCCTGCGGCAGCGCGCTTGACGGCAGCGCCCACGACCGACCCAGCGACCACGACCAGCAGCACGACGATGACCCGCGACGCGGCGAGGCTGTCCCAGGGCCGCACGCCGGACTGGCGCGCGGCCACGCCGATCACCGTGGCCGTGGCCGTGGCAGCGATGAAGGCCGTGGGAAGCGCAGCGACGCCGACGACCAGTCGGGCGACGACGGACAGCTGCCCGTCCCTGCGCTCACCTGCCATGGCTCGGAGGGTAGACGAGCGAACGGCGCCACGGGGCCGAGTCATCCCTCACGGGTCAACCCGACGTCCCTCGGCTTCTCCACTACTGCACCAGTCGTACTGGGTCGCCGGCGATGCTGGCCGTCCACGAGGTCGTGTCGGCGGGCTGCGATCCCGATCCGTAGAAGAACTCCAGGCGCAACCAGCACCCCGTCGGCGAGGAGTCGGTGCAGGAGTACGTCGCCGGGAGCGGGATCGTCACGTCCTGCCACTGCCCGTTGAAGGCCGAGCTGACGTTGATGGTGCAGTCGCTGAGCGTTCCGTTCTGGATGCCTGAGCCGATGCACCCCGTGAACCCCCCTCCGGACTCGGTCGGCGGGAGCACCTTGATGGTGCTGTTGCCCGTCGTGCCGTCGCCGATGTCGTAGAGGCGCACCCTGAACAGCTGACCGCGCGAACCGCTGGGCACCCTGGCCAGGAAGAACTTCGAGGTCCCGGCCGGGGTGTTGCCGTACATCGCCATCTTGCCGAAGCCAGCGACGGAGATCCCGTCCTCGGCCTTGTTGTTGGTCCCCCACGCCCTGAGGCTGAACCGGTTGTGGCCGCTCGCCTGGTCGTTGCCGACCTGGTTCGTCTTCACCTGGATGAGGTAGGTCCCGGGCTGGGTGACGCCGTTGATCCGGCACAGCTGGACCCACTGGCGGAAGTTGTCGGCCACGTCGGCCCTGAAGCCGGCGTTCTTCCGGTCGAGGGCCACGGAGAGGTCGCCGTTGAACCCGGCGAACCTGGTCGTGCACCCTGCTCGCGCTGCATACGAGGTGGGGTCCCACTGGTTGGTCGTGGCCGATGCCTCACGGATGCTGAACTCGGTCTGGACCTCACCCGTGCCACCGAACCGCACGTCGCCGGTGCAGTACTTCGAGCTCGGGCCCGAGGCGTACCGGACGTCCGGATCGACCACGACGGTGTTGCTGCCCTGGTGCAGCGAGGACGCCCCGGTGAGGTTCGTGTCGCACCGGTCACCGACGGCGATGAGCGCCGGGTCGAAGGCCTCGAAGGTGAGGTTGGTGGTCGGCTTGGTCACCGTCACCGTGTAGTAGTAGCCGTTGACGTCGTAGTCGGCGTTGGTGCCCATCTGGTTCTGGTATGCATCGCCGTAGCTCTTCGCCGCCTGGGGGGACCCGACGTTCGCCCAGAACTGCGCGGTGCCGTCGCAATTGGTGCTCCGACGGCTGCCAGGGTCGGGGTCGTCGCCGAACTCGTTGCAGGGACTGCCCATCGGAACGGGTCCGGCGTAGTCCGCCACGGCGCTGCGCCCGACGGTCGTCGTCGGGAGGCCCAACAGCCAACCGAAGTTGTTCTTCACGGTGCGGGACACGTCGACCCGCATCCGGGTGGACTTCGAGCCGACCACGGGCACCACGACGGTGTCCGCCGAGGCGGCGAAGCCGTTCTGCGACGCGAGGGTGCGGGCGACGCCGTACGCCGTGGTCGGGTCGCCGGGCAGGTAGGGGACAGCAGCGAGTGCCGCGGCATCCGCGGCCCGCTGGGCGCGCTGCCCGGTGTAGTACCAGTTGCCCACGTCCACCGCGAAGGCGCAGCAGCCCAGCAGCACCGTCAGCAGAAGGCCGACGAGGACCGCGACGTAGCCGGTCTCGGCGCTGCCACGGCGCGCGACGAGTCGCAGGTGTGCCCGCCTGGCACGCTGCACCGCCGTCACGGCTTGCACCCCGCAGGGGCCGGCGAGGGCTCCAGGGAGATCGCGGCGGCCTCGGCGATCGTCGCGGACCGGACGAAGCCGGTCATCGAGGGGTGGCTGACCCGCGCGTAGACACCGATCCGGTCCGGCGGACCACCTGCTGCCGGCGTGCAGGCGTTCTGGGACGTCGCCGGCCACGTGCTGCTCACCGGCACGAACGACTTGGTGCCGGCGCTCCACGTGAACTTCACGCAGGTGGCGCAGTCGCCGAAGTCGCTGCGACCAGAGGGGAAGTCGTTGGCAGCATTGGCCTTGTAGACCCACAGCTGCTGGATCAGGTTCGGGTCCATGACCGCCGCCTTGCGCTGGACCTCGTTGACCGTGGCCTGGGCGTAGTCCGTGGTTCGCGGGGAGGCGGAGGCGATGCGCACGCCGGCGCGGACCATGGCCTGGGTGGCGAGGTAGTCCTTGAAGAGCATGCCGAGCTCGATGATCCCGAAGATCATCGCGAACACGACGGGGGTGACGATGGCGGCCTCGACCATGGAGGCGCCGCGGTCCCGCGCCCCGCGACCTCTCCGGCGAATGATCGGTGCGGTCATGGCTTGCACGGTCCTGCCTTGTCGAGGGGCTCGAGCCTCATGACGGTAGACTCGGCGATGAACTGGTTGGGGAAGAAGAACCCGAGCCGTGACGGGTACCGGTACCGGATGTAGACACCGACGGTGTCCTGGCTGCCCATGCAGGCGTTCTGCGTGCTGGCGGCCCACCCCGAGGAGCCGTCGGCGACCAGGCCCGAGCTGCTCCCCGTGTACTTCACGCAGGTGGTGCAGGTGGTGAAGCCACCCGAATCGGGCCGGCCGGTGGTCGGATCGGCCTTGAAGACCCAGACCGCGCTGACCCTGGACAGGTCGGTCGAGCCCAGCGCACCCGCGACCTGCGTGGCGGTCGTCGTGGCGAAGGCGGCGTCCCGCGGCAGTCCGGAGGCCATCCTCGCTCCGGCGCGCGAGGCCGAGGACACGACGAGGGCATCACGGTAGAGGAAGGAGGTCTCCACCACCCCGTACATGATCGTGACGAGGAGCAGGGACACCAGGGCCGTCTCGACGGCCACCGCCCCACGCTCTCCCCCATGCCGTCGACGACGTCGCAGTACCACTCAGTCCCCCTGAACTCGGTGCGCTCACCACATCCTTCGGGGCGCCCTGCGTGGGGGGAAGACAGCGAGGCGTGGTCACCACGAAGGGACGAGGCACGAGCGACCGTTCGATCGAGGACAATCCGGGCGCAAGCCCCAAGAGTCTCGCGATCCGGTGTCCGCCGGCGGCCACGCACAGGTATGCCGCCCGCTCATGGTGAGCTGGCGGCATACCGGGTCGCGCTGGTGCCGTGAGGCGGTCGGTCAGTAGCGGTAGTGCTCCGACTTGTACGGGCCGGCGACGTCGACACCGATGTACTCGGCCTGCTCCTTGGTCAGCTCGGTGAGCTTCGCGCCGAGGGCGTCGAGGTGCAGGCGGGCGACCTTCTCGTCGAGGTGCTTGGGCAGGACGTAGACCTGCTTGTCGTACTCGTCGTTCTTCGTGAACAGCTCGATCTGGGCGATCGTCTGGTTGGCGAATGAGTTCGACATGACGAAGCTCGGGTGGCCCGTCGCGTTGCCGAGGTTCATCAGGCGACCCTCGGAGAGCACGATGATCGAGTTGCCGTTGTCGAACGTCCACTCGTGGACCTGCGGCTTGATCTGGGTCTTCGAGACACCGGGCACCCGGGCCAGGCCGGCCATGTCGATCTCGTTGTCGAAGTGGCCGATGTTGGACACGATCGCCTTGTTCTTCATCTGCGTCATGTGCTCGGCGGTGATGATGTTGAAGTTGCCGGTCGTGGTGACGAAGATGTCGGCGGTGTCGAGGACGTCCTCGAGGCGGGCGACCTGGTAGCCCTCCATCGCCGCCTGCAGCGCGCAGATCGGGTCGATCTCGGTGACGATGACGCGGGCACCCTGACCGGCCAGGGCGGCAGCGCACCCCTTGCCCACGTCGCCGAAGCCGGCGACGACGGCGACCTTGCCACCGATGAGGACGTCGGTCGCACGGTTGAGGCCGTCGATCACCGAGTGGCGCACGCCGTACTTGTTGTCGAACTTGGACTTGGTGACCGAGTCGTTGACGTTGATCGCCGGGAAGAGCAGGTCACCGGAGGCGGCGAGCTCGTAGAGGCGCAGCACACCGGTGGTGGTCTCCTCGGTGACGCCCTTGATCTGCTCGGCGACCTTGGTCCACTTGGTGGGGTCGGCCTTGAGGGTCTTGCGGACGAGCTCCTTGAAGACACCGACCTCCTCGGAGTCCTGCTCGTCGGTGGCGGGGACCGCGCCGGCGGCCTCCCAGTCGCGACCCTTGTGGACGAGCATCGTGGCGTCGCCACCGTCGTCGAGGATCATGTTGGCGCCCTCACCGGGCCAGGTGAGGATCTGCTCGGTGCACTCCCAGTACTCCTCGAGCGTCTCGCCCTTCCAGGCGAAGACCGGGACACCCTGGGGGTCCTCGGGGGTGCCCTGGCCGACGACGATCGCGGCAGCCGCCTCGTCCTGGGTGGAGTAGATGTTGCAGGAGGCCCAACGGACCTCGGCACCGAGAGCGGTGAGCGTCTCGATGAGCACGGCGGTCTGCACGGTCATGTGCAGCGAGCCGGCGACGCGGGCGCCCTTGAGCGGCTGGGCCGCCCCGAACTCCTCGCGCAGGGACATCAGGCCGGGCATCTCGTGCTCGGCAAGACGGATCTGGTGACGGCCGGCCTCGGCGAGGCTCAGGTCGGCAACCTTGTAGTCAAAGGACATGGAAGTACTCCTGAAGTTGACTTGCTGGTTTGCGGACCCGGCGCAGCCCATCTGGGCGAACATCGAAGGAGCGGGTTATCACCCACGCCGGCAGGAACCCAGTCTACCGGCTGCCGCCCGAGGGTTCACCTTCCATGGCCTCGTGCGGGTGCGGCGACGTATGGCGTGCAGTAGGAAGGAGACCCAGGTCACCATCGTGGCCACCGGCGAGAGGCACACCATGAGCGAGCCCAGCACGCACATCCCCGGCGACGTCGCCGACGGTGAGGTCGAGGAGACCTCAGCCGCCACGGAGGCCGAGTCCACGGAGAAGGTCGAGCTCGACATCGACGAGGAGAAGGTCGAGGCCTGGGACAAGGTCAAGGCCGACTACCAGGTCGACCCTGACGCCGAGGACACTCCCGCAAGGACCGATGAGGACGGGATGGACGAGGGCAACGCCCCCGGCTGATCCCGAACTGCCGGCCCTCGCGCTCAGTGAGCGCTCTGGGTGGCCCCTTCTGGGGGCGCGGAGGAGACCCCCAGGTCGATGTCCGGCTCCAGGTAGATGACCAGGGTCATGTCTGGCTCGGTGGCTCGGACCGCTGCTTCGGCGCGGTTGATGGCATCCGCGATGGCCGCTGCGTCCGAGCCCGCAGAGACCGCCAGCTTGGCGGCCACGAGCAGTTCCTCCGGCCCCAGGTGCAGGGTCTTGGCGTGGATCACCCGCTCGATCCCGTCGGTCGACGCGAGCGCCTCCTCGATCCGCTTCCTGGCCCTCGGCGTGGCCGACTCGCCGATGAGCAGCGACTTCATCTCGATGGCCAGCACCACGGCCACCGTCACCAGCAGCAGGCCGATGGCTCCGGTGCCGAAGGCGTCCCAGATCCCACTGCCGGTGATGAGCGTCAGGGACACACCCGCCAAGGCGAGGACCAGGCCGATCAACGCCGCGAAGTCCTCGAGCAGGACCACCGGGAGCTCCGGCGCCTTGGCCGACCGGATGAACTGCGGCCATGTGCGCGAGCCCCGCGAGCGGTTGCTCTCCCGGACGGCCGTGCGGAAGGAGAAACCCTCCATGACGATTGCTGCCAGGAGCACAGCGACCGGGAGCCACTGCCAGCTCGTGATGGCCCCGCCGTGGAGCCGGCTCTCGTGGTACTTGTGGTACGCCTCGTACAGCGCGAACAACCCACCGAGGCTGAACAGCACGATGCTGACGATGAACCCGTAGACGTACCGCTCGCGGCCGAAGCCGAAGGGGTGCTCGGGAGTCGCCTGCTGCTTGGCCTTCTTGCCACCGAGCAGCAGCAGGCCCTGGTTGCCGGAGTCGGCCAGCGAGTGCACGGACTCGGCCAGCATGGAGCTGGAGCCCGAGAGCAGGAAGGCGATGAACTTCGTGACGGCGATCCCGATGTTCGCCGCCAGGGCCGCCAAGATCGCCGTGGTCCCACCCTCTGCTGACATGGCCGCCACTGTAATCGGGGGCAGGTGGTTCCGCTCGGGCCCCGGCGCGACCCCGGACCACTCGGGCGATTAGTCCGATTCGTGACGTTCGGATGGGTGTCCTCAGCCGTTCGGACAGAACACACCGGCGCCTCTCCCCCTTTGCCCTCCGGGCTGTCACTGTGGCGATACGCCCACCACTGGGCACGCATTCGGCACGGCGGATGGGACCGACGATGGACATGGCGACGTTGCGCGGAGACCGCGTGCTCGTGGTCATCCCGGCATTCAACGAGTCCGCCGCCATCGGCGCCGTCGTGGCAGACGTGCGCCACTGCGTCCCCGCTGCAGACATCCTCGTGGTCGACGACGGGTCGCGGGACGACACCGCGGAGATCGCCCGACGAGCGGGAGCCATGGTGGCGCGGCTGCCCTTCAACCTCGGCGTGGGCGGGGCCATGCGAACCGGTTTCCGGTATGCGGCTCGCAACGGGTACGACGCGGTCGTCCAGGTCGATGGTGACGGTCAGCACGACGCATCGTTCATCCCGCTCCTGCTGGATGGGCTCAGGGAGACGGACCTCGTCATCGGCGCTCGGTTCGCCGGCGCCGGCGACTACGCCGTCCGTGGTCCACGGCGGTGGGCGATGCGCTCCTTGTCGACGATCATGTCCACCCTCACGGGCGCCCAGCTGGCCGACACGACGTCAGGCTTCAGGGCCACCGGCCGCCGCGCGATCCACGTGTTCGCCCACCACTACCCCACCGAGTACCTCGGCGACACCATCGAGACCCTCGTCATCGCCCGGAAGACGGGTCTGACGGTGTCCCAGGTGCCGGTGGCGATGGTTCCCCGCAGCACCGGTCGGCCCAGTCGCGGCCCGATCGGAGCGAGCCTCGACCTTGCTCGCGCTTGCGCCGTCGTCGTGCTTGGCTTGGTCCGTGACTGGAAGATCGCCCCGGAGACGGTGATATGACGCGTGAGGCCTACTGGCTGGGCGTCGCCGGTGGCGTGCTCATCGTCGCGGTCGTCCTCGAGATGGTTCGGCGGAGGTACCTCAGAGGCCGTTATGCCCTGGTCTGGCTCCTCCTCGGCGCGGGGTCCGCACTGCTCGCCCTCTTCCCCAACCTGCTGGGCCGCGCAGCCACGGCCCTCGGCGTCACCGTCCCCCTCAACCTGCTGCTCTTCCTCGGCATGCTGGTCATGCTCATCATGATCATGCAGCTGAGCTCCGAGGCCGGTCGCCTCAGCGAACGCACGCGCGTCCTGGCGGAGGAGATCGCCCTGCTGAAGGCAGCATCGGGTCAGCAACGTCCGACCGACCCATCAGACTCCAGGTCAGCGTCAGCGTCAGCGACGGAGCCGGCCAAGATCCCGTGACGGCCATCAGCGTCATCGTCGTGGGGTACGGCGACGAGCCAGACCTTCCCGCCTGCCTCGATGCAATTCGCGCGGATCTCGCCGTGGGTGACGACGTCGTCCTCGTGGACAACGGCATCACGACGTTGCCCGACCTCGGCGGAGTCCGACTGGTCACCGCCGGAAGCAACGACGGCTTCGCCGCGGGGTGCCACCTCGGGGCCGACGCCACTGCCGGCGACGTGCTCGTCTTCGTCAACTCCGATGCCGTCATCCGTCTGGGAACGCTCGACGCCTTCCGGGCCGCCGTTGACGACCCCGGCGTGGGGCTGGCGACCGGCCTGGTCGTCATGGCCGACGCCCCATCGACGGTCAATGCGGCCGGCAACCCCGTCCACTTCCTCGGCATCAGCTGGGCCGGTGGCTTCGGCGAGGACGCGTCCCGGCACCAGCAGGCGCGCGACATCGCCTCGATCAGCGGAGCCCTCTTCGCCGTCCGCCGGAACACCTGGGACCTGCTCGGGGGTCTCGACCCTGCGTACTTCCTCTACCACGAGGATGCCGACCTGAGCCTGCGCTGCTGGTTGGCCGGGATGCGGGTGACCTACGCCCCGGCCGCTGTCGCCGAGCACACGTACTCCTTCACCAAGAACCCCGAGAAGATGTTCCTGCTGGAGCGCAACCGGCTCATGACGGTCCTCACGACCTACCCCCGACCACTCCTGCTGCGCGTGCTCCCTGCCCTGGTCGCGACCGAGCCCCTTCTGCTCGCCATGGCGGCCTCCCAGGGCTGGGCCCGGCCGAAGCTGCGCTCGTGGGGATGGCTGGTTCGGCACGCCACGGTGATCGCAGCACGGCGCCGTCGGCTCCAAGCGGGGTCCGGGGACTGGCGCGCGGTGGCCGCGCTCCTCGAGTCCCGGATCCAGCAGGACGTCACCGCCGCGCCCGGCGCCATGGGCATCCTCAACACGCTGTTCGCCGCCTACTGGCTCGTCGTCAGACCACGGGCGAACCCGGCAGCTGAGACGCCACGGACCTGACGCTCCCGCGGATCAGTCATCTACAGCTGCCAAGAGCTTCAAGAGTGTCGCGCGGTCGACCGAGCGGGAGCAGTGCGTCCGCAGCCACTCCGTCCCCCTGTCCGCCTGGCTCTGCATCTTCTCCGGGTGGTCGAGCACGACCTTGAGGTTGTCGTACACCTTCCAGAACGGCGTGACGACCCAAGCGTCGTTCGCGCCGGGCGGGAGGGAGTGCTCGATGTCCCTGTCGGCCGAGGTCAGGACGACGGCGTTGGCGGCCAGCCCCTCCATGCCGAAGATGCCGGGGATGAAGGCATAGAACTGGTTCATCACGATGTGGGCTCGATCGAGGGTGGCCAGCACCACGTCGTTGGGCTGGTTCATCAGCTCCACGTAGTCGAAGCTGTATCCCTCCTCCTCCAACGATCTGAGGGCGGCGCGGACGAGAGGGGTGCCTTTGATGATGGGCGACGTGGGTGCGTGGACGATGACGGGGCGCGACACGTCCCGCCACTTCTCCGGCCTCCTGCCGATGCGCTCGTCCGGGACGAAGTAGAGCCCTGGTTCCGTGGGGACCTCGAAGTAGGACATCTGGTCGATCGCCGCGTTGAAGATCAGCTGGGCGTGGCGCTCTGCAGCGCGGGCGAGTCGACGCCTATGACGGTCCGCAGCCTCGGTCGCGACACCCGGCGACACCAAGGGCTCGTACGTCGTGAGAACGTCCCGACGAAGCCTCTCCCCGAACGCATTCATCATGGGCTGGGACCGGATGTCCGATCCGGTGAAGTAGCAGACCACCGTCCGTCGGTGGCCTCGGAGGAAGGCGAGCTCGCGATCACGACCGTCGACGAGTGAGATCAGGAAGCCCTCCGCGCCGAGGTAGATGAAGGTCCGGCGTCGAGCAGCGAGCCGTCCCAGCACCCATGGCCCGACCACCAGACGACGAAGCCTCTTGGCCAAGGCATGCCGCCCACGGATGTCGAACTCGACGTCATACCGGTGGTCGTACAGCGGATTGGAAGCGAGGTTGACGGTGACGACGTCGTCGAGGGCGGAGCTGATGGCCGTCAGCAGGCCGGCGATCTCCTCCATGCCGACGACGTAACCCCGGGGTCGACTCCGTCCCCCTGTCAGTCGATGGCAGCCGTAGCTGACGCGCAGGATGACCATCTGGACGTCGAGCATCCAGCTCAGGAGGGTTCGGAACCACGGCTTGTCGACCACGTCCTCGTCCTACTCGTTTCTCTCGAAGATCCAGGCGCTCACCCGTTCGCGCACAAGGGCGTCGTGCCCGCGACACCCTAGTTCGCGCTGACCGCTCAACGGCCCGGTTCTCCGGCCCATCGGGCTCCCGACTCGGCGCTCGTTCCGAGCAGATCCGCGAGATGCTCGACCAGGACTGCCGTCTGCTCGCGGCGCGTCAGGCCTGCCACCGTGTTCGGGCCGGTCCCGGCGACGGATCCCGTCGACCTCTTCTCGTCGATCCAACAAGAGAGCGCGTCAGCCACCTCCGAAGGAGTGTTGGCGACCTGACCCGCACCCCGCTCCTCGATCAGGCGCGCAGCCACTCCGTCGCGGTAGCCCATCATGAGGATCGGCCGCCCCGAACCCAGGTACTCGAAGAGCTTGCCGCTGTAGTTCCCCACCTCGCCGGGATCGTTCCACAGAAGCAGCAGCTGGACGTCTGATGCCTGCTGCAGCTTGACGGACTCGGCGCGCGGAACGGCGTGCGCGACGTGGACGATCTGTTCGAGCCCAAGTGCTCGGGCCTGGTCTGCGAGTGGCATGACGGTGATGCCGCGGAACTCGACGCGCAGCGTCTCGGGGCCGACCCCCAGGCTCTTGATCCCTTCGAGGAATGCGGCGGGGTCGCTTCGACCGGGGTGCACCTCCCCCGTGTAGACCACCCGAACAGGAAGGCCCGTGGTGGTGGGCGCGCGCTCGGACCCGAACTCGTCGGCCTCGTAGCCGTTCATCACGACCTCGCACCGCACGCCGAAGTCTCGGCGCAGGTCCTCGGCGAGGGGCTCGGAGACCGTCAGGGTCAACGCCACGGTCCGCAGGATCCAGCGCTCCACCACCCGATCGACCCGGCGTCGGAAGGGCCCGCAGAGGTAGTAGTTGCTGTCGGTCCACAGGTCGCGGTAGTCGGCCACCCACGGAACTCCCCACTCCTTCGCGAGCCGGCGCCCGACGAGGAACGTCGAGAACGGTGGCCCACTCACGAGGACGACATCAGGGCGCCAGTCGTCCAGGGCCGAGACGTGACGCCGGATCCTGGGGACCGTGAAGATGCCGCGGTCCGGGAACGCCACCACGTGGTAGAAGACCCACAGCAGAGCCCGGTAGACCACGCCGGCCAGACCCCGTCGTACCGTCCGCGTGTAGTGCCGCTCGGTCGATCCCGCCGGGGCGTCCTTCCCGTCCTGGCGGTACACCGTGACTCCGATGGGGCTGACGACCTTCACCGACCAGCCGAAGGAGGTGAGGTGCATGGCGAAGCGATCCACCCGGAGGGAGCCGATGAAGGGGCTCGACGGGTCGAAGTCGGAGATCACCAAGATCTTGTGCTCATCCATGGAACCTCCTCCGCGCGCTCGGACCGGGACGTCCCGGGCGTCCAGCCCACGCGTCCGCTCGGACGATGTGCAGAGGCGCCACGCTGAATTGCGGCAGCGGCCAGGACGACTCCGCATATCCTAGGTTGCGCTCCGGCCCACAGGACGGAAATGCCCTCGTGCGAGTGCGCCCGCCAACGGCTGCGCGCCGGGAAGACCGGAAGGCCCCTGCCCCGAGGCAGGTCCAGAGCTACGGAGGTGAGGTAGACGTGCTGCGAGCAATGCTTCGCGACACTCTGACCTACACGCTCCCAGCGATGCTCTCCCAGGGCCTGGGACTCATCCTGCTACCCATCTACGCACGGGTGCTCACCCGTGACGAGTTCGG carries:
- a CDS encoding glycosyltransferase, whose protein sequence is MDEHKILVISDFDPSSPFIGSLRVDRFAMHLTSFGWSVKVVSPIGVTVYRQDGKDAPAGSTERHYTRTVRRGLAGVVYRALLWVFYHVVAFPDRGIFTVPRIRRHVSALDDWRPDVVLVSGPPFSTFLVGRRLAKEWGVPWVADYRDLWTDSNYYLCGPFRRRVDRVVERWILRTVALTLTVSEPLAEDLRRDFGVRCEVVMNGYEADEFGSERAPTTTGLPVRVVYTGEVHPGRSDPAAFLEGIKSLGVGPETLRVEFRGITVMPLADQARALGLEQIVHVAHAVPRAESVKLQQASDVQLLLLWNDPGEVGNYSGKLFEYLGSGRPILMMGYRDGVAARLIEERGAGQVANTPSEVADALSCWIDEKRSTGSVAGTGPNTVAGLTRREQTAVLVEHLADLLGTSAESGARWAGEPGR